The genomic DNA CAACTTCATTCTTCATCTAACTCTTTGTCTCTCCCTCAGTCTCCACTCAGTTAGATATTTCAAACAAACAATACTTGCTGCTTTAGATATTATTCATTCACATGCACCAAATGGTAGTCAGTCATTCAAAACACGAAAATCCATTAGCACACTCGAAAACAAACCCTATGTAGGTAATATTCACATGCACCGAATGCATATCCACCTTTCGTACCACTTTGTTGATGTTAATTGATGTTAATTGTTGTGCTTGCTATTATTCTTAATTCACAACCACAACAAGCTTCAAGCCAATCAAAAGATTCTAGTTGAATCAGTGTAATAATGTATGTTGTATGCATGCATGCCTGATTATAATTGAAGTCATGCTTGATTGAATGTTAATATTGTATGCATGCTTGAACAATGCAGTAACTTGCAGTTTTAATAGTGTATGCATGATTGAATTTTAATAGTGTATTATTTTTTCAAAcaatgaaaccaaaccaaaaccgTTTAAAagcaaaccaaaccgaaccaaaaggtttggtttcatttcggtTTTAACCTCAAAACTGCACCGAACCAAAACCGCAAAAACTCCACACCAAACCGAACCTCGCCCACCCCTAATGAAAAGTAAATAAtgcaattaataatttttttttgtcatacaattaataattgtttaaatttgacatatcgatTGATGAGTCACATAAgcttgaattttaaattttaaaatttttgtttaaaatttggcATCTTATTTAGGGATGGTctaaattacatattaatagaacGAGTCTTTTTGGTTGCTGTCCCTAATCAGTCTAATTGTTAGACTAAAaccttgtttgtttaaatattttgattgaggtttaagaaatttaactcatgcatttatgcatttaatgtcccacaaattatgaaatttaaaaaacttcaaataatatttttaaaatataataaatacttaaaaatcaataatagagtAATGTTGTTCTTTacaaaattatagcaaaaaaataatgtacccacttttaaaaaatatatatatgtatatatattctattttctgggaattatacaggttttactgcaaggggttagaacttatttagtaaatggttttcaaaaagctttatttttgcccactcacgcttttgttttgcgcccctccaggttctagttggctagcacgtttggtggcttcccggaggattttcccggcatatctgacagactacCACCattgtaggaccaccttcgggtgtgcttttgtggtatcgttttcttttggactgcatTAGGCGTTcttgctctgaacttagtgtTCACACTGACGCTTGCACTTGTTTattattactttgtgtaaagctagtttttatttattcgtattacttttattattattttattagcttccgcactgtgcacatggttacgtcacttccacgtgatggccagcatgccctgatctcgatcgagGTGTGTCATTTGGTATGACAAAATCTATTACTATTACCATGCCAAACTTTCGGTATATCGAATTTCGGCATGCTAAATAGTTCGGTCAGCATGGTATGGTAATGGTAATTACCACTTTGTTTTAGGCCATTCTTTTGGGccaaagttttattttattttttccaatcCAATTCAAGGCCCAAACGTGTTTTAGTCACTCCCTATGGCTTTCtaaaacatttttatttaaggaatttttaacgaaaagctctaggtactgtttactttaatgaaaaaccatatttttacactaaaaagtcaatcatggtactattcactttaccttttattttgtccttatcgttaaaactcaaaattttcaagttattttcattagtttttcttttatttaattatgagaattttatagAGATTCATTTAAGAAACAAGAAGTAAATAGATAGAAGAATTGCTAAAAGAACCCAATAtcccttaaaaaaataatacaaagatTTCTAAATTCCATTTCTACATTCtttaaaattatacaaaaattaACTTAATAGACGAAGTCTAAGAGAAAGACATCCCAATTTTatgaaggaaaatatgagatggactctggagagagagagtcacCGGAACTAGAGCAACAGAGATGAAGTCGATGGCTAGATGAGTGAAAAGATGAAGAGTCGCAGCGCAAGAAGGCTTAGGTTTTTTTATTGGAAAGGTAGAGGTTAGAGGATGAGATAATTAGATAAATgactagaaaaaaaatataaagtgcatatataatgataacaataccaaattatatataaatgaataaataaataatataatattaatagtaGTGGTACGGTACGGTATACCACTGGTAATGGATACCATTACCGTACCAAAAGTGTATGGTACAGTACAAATATCGTACCATTACCAATGGTACAATTTTTTTGCCACAACTTTGGTATGGTATGGTTGATATGATAATTTGGCAAAAAATTCCTGTGTTGGAcccatgattttgaaaaaaaaacacatttttttttcatttacgaACACAACTGATGGCACAACTTTTTAGGAAAGTTTAAACCGGCATCAAAAGATCGGATTATTTAAATAACGCTTGTGTTGCCAAATTAAGTTGAAAAGTGTTATCTCAAGAAAATAATTGGCAATCCAATTAGTAAAGAAGAAAATACCTTAGGCAATAATATGACTTTCTTCATTGCTAGATAAAGCAAGATCATTCTTTGGCCTGGAAAAGGATTCTTAGAAGTAGAGTCAGATCATTTTCCTGGGGATCTTAGGGGATCCCGTAATTGtgatcgtttatcgtacattatgcCGTCAGTTTTCGTtggatactatttatatttaattttaaattttaaattttgaaatgatttctgatcgcacgatatacgataaacggtcaTAATCACGGGATCCCTAAGATCCCTAGGAAAAGGATCATCATCGGATCCTTTTCTAGAAGTAGAGATGTGCTCTAGAAATGCATGAGATGAATTGTGGGTAGTGATCAAGACATATGCTTTTGAACCCATCATTGGATTTTTCCTTATGTACTTCCATCTTGCTCTAAGGATCAAAGAAGTGCTTTAGACTGGAAAAGGTTAgtcattttattgaaaataacTGTTGGAATCACTTCAAACTTAATCAAGTTTTAAGTGTGGATATAgttcaaaaaaaattgtaatgttACGATCTGCTGCCTCTAATGGTGAGTTTTGTACAAATGGCATCCCCCTGATAAAGATTTTGTTAAACTAAAATTTGATGGCTCTGTTTTGCAAGAGAAAGCTAGTGTAGGTTTTGTCTTTAGAAATGATTTTGGGAatatattgaattttgaatgtctatATTTGTATTGTGTGTAACCAAGTACAAGGAAAGCTCATATAAATGAGCGGAAGAAAGGAaagcaaaacataaagaaagaaaaagcaaagcatgaaacatggaagcagaaaacatggaaggaaacatggaaaagtaaaaagcaaagcatgaaacatggaagcagaaaacatggaaggaaatatggaaaagtaaagtttcttccaatactccccctcaagctggatcaaagggattaattgatccaagcttgaacaAAAGACGTTGAAAATCAGCAGAGGGTAatccttttgtgaaaatatccgcAAGTTGATCATGACTGCGCGTGTAGTGAGTGTCGATCACCTTGGACTGAACTTGATTTCTGACGTAGTGATAATCAACTTCAATATGTTTAGTTCGCTCATGGAATACAGGATTCGATGCAATGTGCATCGTGGCCTGATTATCACAGTGTAGGGACATGGGTTGTTGATGAGGAAAACCTAAAGTCAATAGAAGGCTTTTGAGCCAAATAAGTTCACAAGCAGTGGAcaccatagcacgatactcTGCCTCTGCACTAGAGCGTGCaacaacactttgtttcttgcttttccaggtaactaggttgcctcccacaAACGTACAAAACCCAGTGGTAGACTTGCGATCGAGAGAATTGtctgcccagtcagcatcggtaTAGCCTGAGATCTGAGTGTGACTATTGTTGCGCATAAGAATTCCTCTACCAATGGAACCCTTAAGATAACGTAGCACACGATGAACAATCTTCAAATGATCCATGCTTGGAGAGTGCATAAACTGGCTAACAATGCTGACAGCATATGATATATCAGGACGTGTGATAGTCAGATAAATGAGTTTGCCAACCATTCTTTGATAGTAACTTAAATTGGGAACTGGATCACCGTGAGTTTTTAGCTTCAAGTTGCTATCCAAGGGGGTACGAGCAGGCTTGCAATCTGTCATTTTTGCTTCGTGAAGAAGATCCATGACATACTTGCGTTGGTTGAGGAAGAAACCCTTGTGAGAGTGTGCCATCTCGATGCCCAGAAAGTATTTGAGAGTGCCGAGATCCTTGATAGAAAACTTGTTGTTGAGATACTGTTTAAGAGCATTAATCTCTGACATATTATCACCTGTCACAattagatcatcaacataaatgagCACAACTAGTTTACCCACTAAGCTGGAACGAACAAATAGGGAAGAATCCGCAATACTtcgacaaaaaccaaccctttccagaacatgactgagcttggcataccatgcacgtggactttgcttgagaccataaatggatttatggagtttgcacaccatttctggattgtttgattgaggatgacctgggggtagcttcatgtaaacctcttcttcaagttcaccatgcaggaaagcatttttaacatccatttgcaagagaggccatgcattgttaattgcaaCCGACAACAATACTCTAACAGTGTTCATTTTTGCCACCGGAGCAAATGTCTCTTTATAATCGACGCCATAGGTTTGTGTAAAACCTCGAGCAACCAAGCGAGCCTTATTCCTTTCGATTgtgccatctgaatgaaacttaGTTTTGTACACCCAACGACTCCCCACTgccttctttccttttggaAGTTTCATTATAGtccatgtgttattttcatggagggcttgaagctcctctgccatagcatttctccactcactgtaaagattggcttcttgaaaactttgaggttCTCGAGCTTCATTAATGGCACTTAGGAATGTAGCAAAAGAAGATGAGACTTTGCTATAATCAATAACATCAGTCACGGGATACCTGGCAGTGTAGGTCACATAATCATGCAACTTGGATGGAAGTTTCCTCTCTCGTGCAGGATTGCGACGAACTGTAGGAGATTGAACTACAGGTATTTGAACAACATCATGGTTGGAAGGATCACTGGAGGGTGCAGTGTGAATCTCTGATGAGGAAGggttttcatcttcaagatgttcCACCGACTGAAGGTTAACATCATCCGGCACATGATCATTAGGAGTGCATGTTGCATCTTCTCCGTTTGGatatggaaaaggaaataagtCCATCAAATGTTCCCCCTGTCTAGAGTAATCCAGTGATTGTGAGAAGTAAGGAAcatgttcttcaaatttaacatcccttgaaacaaccatttttcTAGTTGTTGAATTATAGCACTTGTAACCTTTTTAGGTAGATGAATAACCTAGAAAGACACATTTGGCAGCCTATGGGTCTAGCTTGTCacgattttgagtttgaatgtgaacaaagcatgtacacccaaaaactcttaaatgggaaaagttgatctttctatttttcaagacctcataaggtgatttaaaattcaacactttactaggcaatctattgatgagatatgccgCAGTAAGGactccttgagaccaaaacttcttaggcacattcatgtgaaacataagagctctagtcttctcaagtagatctctattcttcctctcggccaccccattttgttgaggtgttccaACACAGCTTGTTTGGTGTAATATACCATGCGTGCTCAAGTAGTGTGACACGTTATGAGACATATATTATGTGCCGTTATCTGAtcgtaaaatatgaatttttgaagcaaattgggtggccacaagtctatgaaaatcttgaaaaacttccatcacttcacttttaaatttcaaaagatacaaccaagtaatccttgtgaaatcatccacaaaagttacaaaatatttgtatccatcaaaagactctatagttggtccccaaacatcggaatgcacaatttcaaaagggttactagccctagacaaagaggaagtaaatggtaatctagtaaacttagaaaaatgacaaacatcacaaggacttgtaactttgcacatatttgggaacaaggtggatagaactttttcagaaggatgtgctagacgttggtgccaaagttgttgttcttgagctaagcttgaagtgacttgaaaaaccttgggaacttgaatatgcttggaaagatagtagagaccatttaagaaaaatccttcaccaatcgtcttcttggtgactACATCCTGAAAGATcacatttttgggagagaaaatggcaagacaatttaatgagtttgtgatcttgctaacagataaaagttgaaaagggaatgagggaacataaagagcctcagactcgacatcacttgagatcaaatgtatttttccttttcccacaaccatagcattttttccattggcaactgacacttgggatggaatagaaaatttttcaaatttatgcaagtttgtagacttgttagtcatatgatcagtggctccagaatctataatccaataatTATGCACATTACCAATGCTGAGAGCAGTTGAGAAGGAGTGTAAGATACATGGGATGTCCCTTTGTACCACGCCTTCATTTCCAGCCAGGAAGCCAGCAAACTGTCCTAGTAGTGTAGTTTGATTGTTGTCACACTGATTTAGTGGTCCTTCACTATCTCCAAGACCTTGTTTCTTGTGAAGAAACATAGCAAACTCGTTGATCAGTGCAGCTGGATTAGTGGTGAACTTCAGTGCTCCATCAGAAGAAGTTGTGGCAACATGATTTGCCTTGTAAGAAAGGTTGTACGAGCCTTTCGAAACACCTTTGTTATCCCTAGGAAACTTTGGTTTTAACTCTGGATGAAGAATCCAGCATCGGTCTCTTGAGTGCCCACCAGCATCACAATGGCTACATTTTAAGccagttttctttcctttgtagcctctctcctcaccaagtttttggttagagaagtaagccctagcttctggtatatttgccttcatgtccaaggtcatgactttccttcgaacctcttctctttgaattgTGGCACACACACTTGAAAAAGAAGGCAGGTCGGGATTCATGAGGATATGGCTTCGAAGATCTTCGAATTCAGGGCTCAGGCTTGCTAGGAGTTGGAATATTTTGTCTTCTTCGGCTCTTTTAGTTAGCACAGCAGCGTCGATGGTGTGTGGTCGATACACATTCAGCTCGTTCCACATAGTGGTCAGCTTTCCAAGATGTTGCACAAATGGCTTCCCTTCCTGTTGCAAACCAGCAATGTCCTTCTTTAACTGAAACACTCTAGCCGCATTGTTCTGATTTCCATACatttccttgagatttttccaaagagtcatggaggattcagcatagctaaaaatttctgcaatcttacGATCCATGGAATTGAGTAGCCACAACATGACCAACTGGTCTTTGCATAGCCAAGCATCATACTCCGGTGAGGTAGTCTCAGGCATTGGAATAGCACCATTAACATAACCAAGCTTTGATCGTCCTCCCAGAGCAAGAGAAACTGCTCTCTCccatggaagatagttaaactcatttaGCAAGACAGAACTAAGACGTTGATTTGGGTTGATATCAATATCTGAgtgtggtgatggtggagtAGCATGAAAGCCGTCTCCTTCCAAATTTACTAAGCTTTCTTCAGCCATGATTGAAGGACAAGaagctcacaaatctctcaagagaagaccacagaGACAGGCCGGTTAGGgtcactgctctgataccatattgaattttgaatgtctatATTTGTATTGTGTGTAACCAAGTACAAGGAAAGCTCATATAAATGAGCGGAAGAAAGGAaagcaaaacataaagaaagaaaaagcaaagcatgaaacatggaagcagaaaacatggaaggaaacatggaaaagtaaaaagcaaagcatgaaacatggaagcagaaaacatggaagGAAATATGGAAAAGTAAAGTTTCTTCCAATAGAATATGATTGGGGACGGAGCTGTTAACCTTGATGGCGCCACCATTAATGAAGCTGAGGTGAGGGCTTTAAAAGAAGGGTTGTTATATGCTAGGAGGAAGGGACTCAAGAAGATCATGGTGGAGGGTGATCTCGTCTCATCACTCAAGCAGTCCAGAATCATTGTGAGATTCCTTGGAATCTCATCTCTCTTGTTGAAGATATCCGTTGACTGACCTCGAATTTCTCTGATGTTGGATAGAATCACATTTTCATACAGGAAAATTCTGTGGCGGATGCTTTCGCTCGACAAGGGTTTCTAGTTCAGTATAATCATTACTGGTGCTGGTTGTACTCGCAGTTTCTCtctttaataattttttcttcaataaaaaaaacagagTTAGATGATTAATGTAACTAATTAAAATGTGAGAATGTGATGGTGCAATATCAAAGGAAATAGTTTCAACACAATCAAAGATGATATGGGGAGACGGAGATGtgagactcattcgttggatggaCGTGTCTAGTTGCCAAAGGCTATGCGAAAATTTGGCTGTCGCCGTCTCCATGATATGAATCTTACAGGCGGGGAAGTGCTATCAAGTGTTCTACTTCCAGGCAGCGAAGTTCCAAATTGGTTCAGTTGCCGTAAGGACGTATAAATACATAGACTGCCACCAATGTAGTACGTATAAATGACCATGGTGATTGTTCGTTCAGATCAAACGAGACAGATTGATGCAGCTCATATGTGGCTAAAATATATGCCATTACCGGCTCACATAAAATCGAAGGTGGATGAGGGGGGTGATCAATCAAAGCCGTAccagaaacaagaaaaacatgGAAATCTATTCATTAATATAAATTTCAAACCATGTAACATATTATTCTGCACATGAAGCATTAGGAT from Pyrus communis chromosome 17, drPyrComm1.1, whole genome shotgun sequence includes the following:
- the LOC137723190 gene encoding uncharacterized protein, yielding MAEESLVNLEGDGFHATPPSPHSDIDINPNQRLSSVLLNEFNYLPWERAVSLALGGRSKLGYVNGAIPMPETTSPEYDAWLCKDQLVMLWLLNSMDRKIAEIFSYAESSMTLWKNLKEMYGNQNNAARVFQLKKDIAGLQQEGKPFVQHLGKLTTMWNELNVYRPHTIDAAVLTKRAEEDKIFQLLASLSPEFEDLRSHILMNPDLPSFSSVCATIQREEVRRKVMTLDMKANIPEARAYFSNQKLGEERGYKGKKTGLKCSHCDAGGHSRDRCWILHPELKPKFPRDNKGVSKGSYNLSYKANHVATTSSDGALKFTTNPAALINEFAMFLHKKQGLGDSEGPLNQCDNNQTTLLGQFAGFLAGNEGVILEPLII